A genomic segment from Alteribacillus bidgolensis encodes:
- a CDS encoding DUF421 domain-containing protein translates to MQSTNFLHLTFELIIGFFALLLITKILGKTQINQLRPFDFISALVLGELVGNAIYDQEIGLHYVLYAIVLWTLLIGTIETITQKQKKTRSLLEGKPSIVIREGKLDYEALKKNKLDLNQLQHLLRDREVFSLQDVHYAILEANGTVSVLKTSEASTPTNGQWMTDPPPQPELPLALILDGEWIEDNIIETSVSKEQILQHIYARNIPDINRILYAEWNGSFPLFIQTYDS, encoded by the coding sequence ATGCAATCTACTAATTTTTTACATTTAACTTTTGAATTAATCATTGGTTTTTTTGCTTTGCTTTTAATCACGAAAATACTTGGGAAAACGCAGATTAACCAGTTAAGGCCTTTTGATTTCATTTCTGCCCTTGTCCTTGGTGAGTTAGTCGGTAATGCCATATATGATCAAGAAATTGGTCTCCATTACGTCCTCTATGCCATAGTGTTATGGACATTGCTTATTGGTACCATTGAAACAATTACACAAAAACAAAAAAAGACGAGGAGTCTGCTTGAAGGTAAACCTTCTATAGTTATTAGGGAAGGAAAACTTGATTATGAGGCATTGAAAAAAAATAAACTCGATTTAAATCAACTTCAGCATTTATTGAGAGATAGGGAAGTATTCAGTCTGCAAGACGTTCACTACGCTATATTAGAAGCAAATGGCACAGTTAGTGTACTTAAAACGTCCGAGGCTTCCACCCCTACAAACGGGCAGTGGATGACCGACCCCCCTCCACAGCCTGAATTACCATTAGCGTTGATTTTAGACGGGGAATGGATAGAGGATAATATTATAGAAACAAGCGTGTCCAAAGAACAAATCCTTCAGCATATTTACGCAAGAAATATTCCTGACATAAATCGAATACTCTACGCCGAATGGAATGGATCATTTCCTTTATTCATTCAAACATATGATTCGTAA
- the spoVAC gene encoding stage V sporulation protein AC, with the protein MSQQKQEEDVKTTYQKFASKDEPKRPVVANCIKAFFIGGLICIAGQAIQNFFLYNFDFNEQTAGNPTIAVLILIAVLLTGFGVYDKFAQFAGAGSAVPVTGFANAMASAAIEHRTEGPVFGIGSNMFKLAGPVIVFGTTAAFVIALIKTIWTQIGG; encoded by the coding sequence ATGAGCCAGCAAAAACAAGAAGAAGATGTAAAAACAACGTATCAAAAATTTGCTTCTAAAGATGAACCTAAACGGCCGGTAGTAGCCAACTGTATTAAAGCATTTTTTATTGGAGGATTAATATGTATAGCGGGACAGGCGATACAAAATTTCTTTTTGTACAACTTTGATTTTAACGAGCAAACTGCAGGTAATCCAACGATAGCAGTATTAATTTTAATTGCAGTATTACTTACAGGTTTTGGCGTATACGATAAATTTGCACAGTTTGCTGGTGCAGGATCAGCTGTGCCCGTTACCGGTTTTGCCAATGCAATGGCTAGTGCAGCTATCGAGCACAGGACAGAAGGACCAGTTTTTGGAATCGGGTCCAATATGTTCAAATTAGCTGGCCCTGTTATTGTGTTTGGTACAACGGCAGCGTTTGTTATTGCTCTTATTAAAACAATTTGGACACAGATAGGAGGATAA
- the spoVAD gene encoding stage V sporulation protein AD has product MLQGSQSWTFDNSPVILSTGTAGGPFEAEGNLGRDFDHLFSDIWMSEDSFEKAQTKLMEEAAYASLSKINKKPEDMQFVFAGDLINQITATSFACRSLAIPYIGLFGACSTSMEGLALGSFIVDKGGADYILTGSASHNAAVEKQFRYPTEYGAQKPPTSQWTVTASGAAVVGKTGTGPKVTSATIGKVIDMGLTDPFNMGGAMAPAAADTIEAHCTDLNRDPSYYDYIVTGDLGSVGLPLMKELLQQKGVMVTDDQCIDCGLLIYNEDQNIQAGASGSGCSAAVVYGHLLNRMKDKEINKMLVVATGALLSPLSYQQKESIPCIAHAVSIERGQN; this is encoded by the coding sequence ATGCTGCAAGGAAGCCAATCTTGGACATTTGATAATTCACCGGTCATTTTATCAACCGGGACAGCAGGTGGTCCATTTGAAGCGGAGGGTAATTTAGGAAGAGATTTTGATCACCTTTTTTCTGATATTTGGATGTCCGAAGATTCATTTGAAAAAGCCCAAACGAAATTAATGGAAGAAGCAGCTTATGCTTCTTTATCAAAAATTAATAAGAAACCAGAAGATATGCAATTTGTGTTTGCTGGAGACTTAATAAACCAAATAACGGCAACCAGTTTTGCATGCCGATCTCTCGCTATACCTTATATAGGTTTATTTGGTGCGTGCTCTACATCAATGGAAGGGCTTGCTTTAGGAAGCTTTATTGTAGACAAAGGCGGCGCAGACTATATATTAACAGGTTCTGCGAGCCATAATGCAGCAGTAGAAAAGCAATTTCGTTATCCTACCGAATACGGGGCGCAAAAACCGCCTACTTCTCAATGGACAGTAACAGCTTCCGGAGCGGCAGTAGTTGGTAAAACTGGGACAGGACCGAAAGTAACATCTGCTACGATTGGAAAAGTAATAGATATGGGTTTGACTGATCCCTTTAATATGGGAGGAGCTATGGCACCAGCAGCAGCTGATACGATTGAAGCGCATTGCACTGATTTAAACAGAGATCCTTCCTATTACGACTATATAGTAACCGGTGATTTAGGAAGCGTTGGCTTACCTTTAATGAAAGAATTGCTGCAGCAAAAAGGAGTAATGGTAACAGATGACCAGTGTATTGATTGCGGGTTGTTGATTTATAACGAAGATCAAAATATACAGGCAGGAGCTAGCGGGTCAGGATGCTCTGCAGCTGTTGTTTATGGACATTTACTTAACCGTATGAAAGATAAGGAGATAAATAAAATGTTAGTGGTAGCGACGGGAGCTTTATTAAGCCCTCTTTCATATCAGCAAAAAGAATCGATTCCATGTATTGCGCATGCTGTTTCTATTGAAAGGGGACAGAATTAA
- the spoVAE gene encoding stage V sporulation protein AE, whose translation MMFFWAFIVGGIICVIGQLLMDVVKLPPGHTLSALVVGGAILDGIGLYEPLIDFAGAGATVPITSFGNSLVHGAMAEAEQHGIIGVITGIFEVTSAGISAAIIFSFLAALCFKPKG comes from the coding sequence ATGATGTTTTTCTGGGCGTTTATCGTTGGAGGAATAATTTGTGTTATTGGCCAGCTCTTAATGGATGTCGTAAAGCTTCCCCCTGGTCATACCTTGAGCGCTTTAGTGGTTGGTGGAGCCATTCTAGATGGTATAGGGTTATACGAACCATTAATTGATTTTGCAGGAGCTGGTGCAACGGTACCAATTACTAGTTTTGGCAACTCACTAGTTCATGGTGCTATGGCCGAAGCTGAACAGCATGGCATTATTGGAGTTATTACTGGAATTTTTGAAGTCACTAGTGCTGGTATCTCAGCTGCTATCATTTTTTCATTTTTGGCTGCTCTTTGTTTTAAACCAAAAGGGTAA
- a CDS encoding D-alanyl-D-alanine carboxypeptidase family protein: MKNFFILFVITIVLAASMPPYKLNAENEDAVSVSGRTAVLLEQDSGRVLYGKKEHEIRKIASITKIMTSILAIESSDFEKTVKVSSKAAGVEGSSLFLEPGENIKLKDLTYGLMLRSGNDAAVAIAEHVGGSLDGFIYMMNEKAEQIGMENTQFTNPHGLDDGDNHYSTAYDMALLMQYAMKNEQFREISQTERYKAPQEGEAWDRIWTNKNKLLTSLYEHSTGGKTGYTKAAGRTLVSTAQKDDMSLIAVTLDAPSDWNDHISMFEWGFSTFQKEELGEKREKMNVKDIKEGTFFIPYSVYYPLMEGEQEKLKQKITLNDNFFHNRQDVTTAGKIEWYIDDTLIHSMPLMYEKEQAKKEGFFHKVGDFIRTLTGGTG, encoded by the coding sequence ATGAAAAATTTCTTCATACTGTTTGTAATAACGATTGTACTAGCAGCAAGCATGCCTCCTTATAAACTAAATGCTGAAAATGAAGATGCAGTTAGTGTATCCGGGCGGACAGCTGTTTTGCTCGAACAAGACAGCGGCCGGGTTTTGTATGGAAAAAAAGAACACGAAATCCGAAAAATAGCAAGTATCACAAAAATTATGACTTCCATTTTAGCCATAGAATCGAGTGATTTTGAAAAAACAGTAAAAGTCAGCTCTAAAGCAGCTGGTGTTGAAGGTTCCTCTTTGTTTTTAGAACCAGGAGAAAACATTAAATTAAAAGATTTAACATATGGATTAATGCTTCGTTCTGGGAACGATGCAGCAGTCGCTATTGCCGAACACGTAGGTGGCAGTCTAGACGGTTTTATATATATGATGAATGAGAAAGCAGAACAAATTGGAATGGAAAATACACAGTTTACCAATCCACACGGCTTAGATGATGGTGACAATCATTACTCGACAGCTTATGATATGGCATTACTCATGCAGTACGCCATGAAAAATGAACAATTTAGAGAAATTTCCCAAACAGAGCGTTATAAAGCTCCACAAGAAGGGGAAGCGTGGGATAGAATCTGGACGAATAAAAATAAATTATTAACTTCATTGTATGAACATAGTACAGGCGGGAAGACAGGATATACGAAAGCAGCTGGGCGGACGCTTGTTTCAACAGCTCAGAAAGATGATATGTCATTAATTGCTGTTACTTTAGATGCTCCTTCCGATTGGAATGATCATATCTCAATGTTTGAATGGGGATTTTCCACCTTCCAAAAAGAAGAGCTAGGAGAAAAAAGAGAAAAAATGAATGTGAAAGACATAAAAGAGGGGACATTTTTTATACCTTATTCTGTTTATTATCCGTTAATGGAAGGAGAACAAGAAAAACTAAAACAGAAAATAACGTTGAATGATAATTTTTTTCATAACCGTCAGGATGTAACAACAGCTGGGAAAATAGAGTGGTATATAGATGACACACTTATTCACAGCATGCCGCTTATGTATGAAAAAGAACAAGCGAAAAAAGAAGGTTTTTTTCATAAGGTGGGAGATTTTATTCGGACGTTAACAGGAGGGACAGGTTGA
- a CDS encoding nucleoside recognition domain-containing protein — protein MVHAIWIFMLTAGIITAMFNGRMEDVSEAIFSGAEEAVTLCFGLISIMVFWLGIMNIARKSGLMDIFTKLLRPVAVRLFPDVPARHPAMGYIMSNITANLMGLGNAATPMGIKAIKELKKLNGGKDEASRPMITLMALNTASLTLIPTTVIAIRMNYGSASPAEIVGTTIFATACSTAAALCIDRYFYFRRLRKRKGYS, from the coding sequence ATGGTCCATGCCATTTGGATTTTTATGCTGACAGCTGGAATAATTACAGCCATGTTCAACGGCCGAATGGAAGACGTATCAGAGGCGATTTTTTCAGGAGCAGAAGAAGCGGTTACTCTTTGTTTTGGATTAATTAGTATTATGGTTTTTTGGCTTGGTATTATGAATATTGCTAGAAAAAGCGGCCTTATGGATATTTTTACGAAACTGCTGCGCCCGGTTGCTGTACGGTTATTCCCTGATGTACCGGCTCGCCATCCAGCGATGGGATATATTATGTCAAATATCACCGCAAATCTGATGGGACTCGGAAATGCTGCTACTCCGATGGGAATAAAAGCTATAAAAGAATTAAAGAAGTTAAACGGCGGAAAAGATGAAGCAAGCCGTCCGATGATCACATTAATGGCTTTAAATACAGCAAGCTTAACATTAATACCAACCACCGTAATTGCTATTAGAATGAATTATGGTTCTGCAAGTCCTGCTGAAATTGTAGGGACGACCATTTTTGCAACAGCTTGTTCTACTGCAGCTGCCCTATGCATTGACAGGTATTTCTATTTCAGAAGATTACGAAAAAGGAAAGGATATTCATGA
- a CDS encoding spore maturation protein yields MSWISTVSLWILPLLLLTVLIHAAVKKIPAYDSFVEGGKDGFQLAISLIPYLVGMMVAISVFRASGAMELLLGSIKPFLIFIGVPADIVPLAFIRPISGAGALGMMSDLLAEHGPDSFIGRLASTMQGSTDTTLYVLTVYFGAAGIKYMGDALKVGFLADAAGVAASIIIVTIVFGS; encoded by the coding sequence ATGAGTTGGATTAGCACGGTTTCATTATGGATACTTCCTTTGTTACTGCTTACCGTATTGATTCACGCAGCTGTGAAAAAAATTCCTGCTTATGATTCTTTCGTAGAAGGTGGAAAAGACGGGTTTCAATTAGCCATTTCTTTAATTCCATACTTGGTAGGTATGATGGTTGCCATTTCTGTTTTCAGAGCTTCTGGGGCTATGGAGCTTTTGCTCGGTTCAATAAAACCATTCTTAATCTTTATTGGTGTACCGGCTGATATTGTCCCATTGGCATTTATTCGTCCAATATCAGGAGCAGGTGCTCTTGGAATGATGAGTGATCTTCTAGCTGAGCACGGACCGGATTCATTTATTGGCAGGTTAGCATCGACTATGCAGGGCAGTACGGATACTACTTTATATGTTCTAACTGTTTATTTTGGGGCAGCAGGTATTAAATATATGGGAGACGCATTAAAAGTGGGTTTCTTGGCAGATGCAGCTGGTGTAGCTGCTTCTATCATCATTGTAACCATTGTATTTGGGTCATAA
- a CDS encoding pseudouridine synthase, whose protein sequence is MERIQKVIANAGVTSRRKAEKLIEEGRVKVNGKTVRELGTKVSPHKDTVEVDGVPVDKEEPVYYLFYKPKQVISAVKDDKGRKVVTDFFEEVEQRIFPVGRLDYDTSGLLLLTNDGDFANLMMHPKNKINKTYIAKVEGKPNKEALNQLKSGVKIDGKKTAPAKVRIKSANRKTNSSIVELTIHEGRNQQVRKMFDAVGHPVKKLKREQYGYLTLGNLQPGEKRILKPVEVKRLKDSAVT, encoded by the coding sequence TTGGAACGAATTCAAAAAGTAATTGCGAATGCTGGAGTTACATCCAGACGGAAAGCAGAAAAATTAATAGAAGAAGGCAGAGTAAAAGTAAACGGAAAAACAGTCCGAGAATTGGGTACAAAAGTTTCTCCCCATAAAGATACTGTAGAAGTAGATGGAGTCCCAGTTGATAAAGAGGAGCCGGTGTACTATTTATTTTATAAGCCTAAACAAGTAATCTCAGCAGTCAAGGATGACAAAGGAAGAAAAGTAGTTACAGATTTTTTTGAGGAAGTAGAGCAGCGTATTTTCCCAGTCGGCCGGCTCGACTATGATACATCAGGCCTTCTGCTGCTTACTAATGATGGAGACTTTGCTAATTTAATGATGCACCCTAAAAACAAAATAAACAAAACCTACATCGCAAAAGTCGAAGGTAAACCAAACAAAGAAGCATTGAATCAATTGAAAAGCGGTGTGAAAATCGATGGGAAGAAAACAGCTCCTGCTAAAGTAAGAATAAAATCAGCAAACAGAAAAACGAATTCATCCATTGTAGAGCTTACTATTCATGAAGGAAGAAATCAGCAGGTGAGAAAAATGTTTGATGCTGTTGGTCATCCTGTAAAGAAGTTAAAACGAGAACAGTATGGATATTTAACATTGGGAAACCTGCAACCGGGGGAAAAACGTATTTTAAAACCGGTAGAAGTAAAAAGGTTAAAGGATAGTGCTGTCACATAA
- the resB gene encoding cytochrome c biogenesis protein ResB, producing the protein MNEVKCDCGHANPYGTNLCQYCGKPLQDKDIKAPLVDMRYEGAARRSQTYNKSIVDKIWNFFSSVKVGIWIIVLTLIASSIGTIFPQEMYIPNSVNPAEHYQDEYGIAGQIYYTLGFHNLYGSWWYMALIASLGISLIIASIDRVVPLYRALKNQRVTRNDAFLKRQRLFGRSKVEQADETLVKAKTLLEKRKFKVREENGNLLAEKGRFSRWGPYVNHLGLIIFLSGAMLRFFPGMYVDDIVWVREGETEVIPGTDGEFYIENEQFFIELYDEDDETFGPAMERAGGPTIQNYQTNAVLYEREKTGTVGVEPELEEVKKDEIRVNHPLRFNNFALYQMDYKLNELNTMSFTLDNRETGESIGTIEIDLFDPQDEYELGDGYKVVIDSYFPNFEFNDDGEPSTVSSIPDNPAFIFQMFSPEHPDGEYSFVGIQRNEDVFGENDYEMSFADVDTKNVTALTVRKDLTLPFIITGGVIFMIGLIQGSYWSHRRIWLKRKDREIWMAGHANKHWESLKKDFRTLAEETELIIPEDQSKKAKKER; encoded by the coding sequence ATGAACGAAGTGAAATGTGATTGCGGCCATGCAAACCCGTATGGGACAAATTTATGCCAGTATTGCGGAAAACCTTTGCAAGATAAAGATATTAAAGCTCCTTTAGTGGACATGCGATATGAAGGAGCAGCCAGAAGGTCGCAGACATACAACAAATCGATTGTAGATAAAATTTGGAACTTCTTTTCTTCAGTTAAAGTAGGTATATGGATTATTGTATTAACATTAATTGCTTCTTCGATAGGTACTATTTTTCCGCAGGAAATGTACATACCAAATAGTGTAAACCCGGCTGAACACTACCAAGATGAGTATGGTATCGCTGGGCAAATTTATTACACTCTAGGTTTTCATAACTTATATGGATCCTGGTGGTATATGGCGTTAATTGCTTCTCTAGGTATTTCTCTAATAATAGCTAGTATCGACAGAGTAGTACCTCTTTACCGTGCTCTGAAAAATCAACGAGTAACGCGGAATGACGCCTTTTTGAAAAGGCAGCGTTTGTTTGGCAGAAGCAAGGTTGAACAAGCAGACGAAACGTTGGTAAAAGCAAAAACGTTACTGGAAAAGAGAAAATTTAAAGTTCGAGAAGAAAATGGAAATTTACTAGCAGAAAAGGGAAGGTTCTCCAGGTGGGGACCGTATGTTAATCACCTTGGTCTTATTATTTTCTTATCAGGTGCAATGCTGCGATTTTTCCCTGGAATGTATGTAGATGATATCGTGTGGGTGAGAGAAGGAGAGACAGAAGTAATACCCGGCACGGATGGAGAATTTTATATAGAAAACGAACAGTTTTTTATTGAGCTTTATGATGAGGATGATGAAACCTTTGGTCCTGCAATGGAAAGAGCAGGCGGGCCGACCATTCAGAACTACCAAACTAATGCTGTACTTTATGAGAGAGAAAAAACGGGGACAGTTGGGGTGGAGCCTGAATTAGAGGAAGTTAAAAAAGATGAAATACGAGTGAACCACCCGCTTCGGTTTAATAACTTTGCGCTTTATCAAATGGACTATAAGCTGAATGAATTAAACACGATGTCTTTTACTCTTGATAATCGAGAAACAGGGGAGAGTATAGGAACAATAGAAATTGACCTATTTGATCCTCAGGATGAATATGAACTTGGAGATGGCTACAAAGTAGTGATTGATTCTTATTTCCCAAATTTCGAATTTAATGATGATGGGGAACCATCTACCGTTTCAAGTATACCTGATAATCCAGCCTTTATATTTCAGATGTTTTCCCCTGAACATCCTGATGGAGAATACAGCTTTGTAGGAATACAGCGAAATGAAGATGTGTTCGGAGAAAATGACTATGAAATGAGCTTTGCCGATGTGGACACAAAAAATGTAACAGCATTAACAGTCCGAAAAGACTTAACGCTTCCGTTCATCATTACAGGAGGAGTTATTTTTATGATAGGCTTAATTCAAGGCTCGTATTGGTCTCACAGACGAATTTGGCTTAAACGCAAAGACCGGGAAATTTGGATGGCTGGTCATGCAAATAAACACTGGGAATCCTTAAAAAAAGACTTTCGAACATTGGCAGAAGAAACAGAGTTAATAATCCCGGAAGACCAATCAAAAAAGGCTAAAAAGGAAAGGTAA
- the ccsA gene encoding cytochrome c biogenesis protein CcsA, with product MEAISGNFLLITFFMYLLATICFTVSVTGRKWRDQQGEMTGNRWGPFGFIVTIIGFIFALGYFVTRWIASGHAPVSNMFEYTTFLGIALSLAFIILYAIYKTNVLGMFTMPIVMLIIAFASVFPSEVEPLIPALQSNWLKIHVTTTALGQGILSIGFAAGLIYLVRTLDFTKRDKKVFWLEFIMYSLISIIGFVFVRYIFSMFQYQAEFKYVNETGNEAEMTYNLPPLLGPNEGEILTSGAMEPLISMPAWLRSDDANAVIWSLGAGLILYLLLRLLFRKPVGGKIQPLLKGINPDTVDEVSYRAIAIGFPVFALGGLIFAMIWAQIAWTRFWGWDPKEVWALITFLFYAAYLHLRLSQGWHGERSAWLCVIGFVIIMFNLIFVNLVIAGLHSYA from the coding sequence ATGGAAGCAATCAGTGGAAATTTCTTATTAATAACGTTTTTTATGTATTTACTCGCTACTATTTGCTTTACTGTTTCAGTAACGGGAAGAAAATGGCGTGACCAACAAGGAGAGATGACAGGAAACCGCTGGGGCCCATTTGGGTTTATCGTTACAATCATTGGTTTTATATTTGCGCTTGGCTATTTTGTGACAAGGTGGATTGCATCCGGTCATGCACCAGTTAGTAATATGTTTGAATATACAACTTTCTTAGGAATTGCACTCAGTTTAGCTTTTATTATTTTATACGCCATATACAAAACCAATGTACTAGGTATGTTTACCATGCCGATTGTCATGCTGATTATTGCCTTTGCCTCTGTCTTTCCCTCTGAAGTGGAGCCGCTCATTCCGGCTTTGCAGAGTAATTGGTTGAAAATCCATGTCACCACAACAGCCTTAGGACAGGGGATTTTGTCTATTGGTTTTGCGGCCGGCCTTATTTACTTAGTTCGTACATTGGATTTTACAAAACGGGACAAAAAAGTATTTTGGCTTGAATTTATTATGTACAGCTTAATAAGCATTATTGGTTTTGTGTTTGTACGATATATTTTTTCGATGTTTCAGTATCAAGCTGAATTTAAATATGTAAATGAAACAGGAAATGAAGCAGAAATGACGTATAATCTTCCTCCTCTTTTAGGACCAAATGAAGGGGAAATCCTTACCTCCGGTGCCATGGAGCCGCTGATTTCTATGCCTGCTTGGCTCAGAAGTGATGATGCGAACGCTGTTATTTGGTCTTTGGGGGCAGGACTCATTTTGTATTTATTGTTACGATTATTATTTCGAAAACCAGTTGGTGGCAAAATTCAGCCGTTGTTAAAAGGAATAAATCCAGACACGGTAGATGAAGTAAGCTATCGAGCTATTGCTATAGGGTTTCCAGTTTTTGCACTTGGCGGTTTAATTTTTGCAATGATTTGGGCACAAATTGCATGGACAAGGTTTTGGGGCTGGGACCCGAAGGAAGTTTGGGCATTAATTACTTTTCTTTTTTATGCTGCTTATTTACACCTTCGATTATCTCAAGGGTGGCACGGCGAACGATCCGCCTGGCTTTGTGTAATAGGGTTTGTTATTATAATGTTTAACTTAATATTTGTTAACCTCGTCATAGCTGGTTTGCATTCCTATGCTTGA
- a CDS encoding response regulator transcription factor, whose protein sequence is MADEAKVLVVDDEERIRRLLKMYLEREDYTVEEAENGEEALDLAMNKDYDVILLDLMMPGIDGIEVCQELRKSKATPIIMLTAKGEESNRVQGFEVGTDDYIVKPFSPREVILRVKALLRRSSSTKFLQTETQAKDVLVFPHLTIDNDAHRVTANNEIISLTPKEYELLLYLAQAPDKVFSREQLLKDVWNYDFFGDLRTVDTHIKRLREKLSKVSQEAADMISTVWGVGYKFEAVNE, encoded by the coding sequence ATGGCAGATGAAGCAAAAGTACTAGTCGTAGATGATGAAGAACGTATTCGCAGATTATTAAAAATGTATCTTGAAAGAGAAGATTATACTGTAGAAGAAGCAGAAAACGGGGAAGAAGCACTTGATTTAGCAATGAATAAAGATTATGACGTCATATTACTCGATTTAATGATGCCTGGTATAGATGGGATAGAGGTTTGTCAAGAGTTAAGAAAGTCAAAAGCTACACCAATTATTATGCTTACAGCAAAGGGCGAAGAATCAAACAGGGTTCAAGGATTTGAAGTCGGCACGGATGATTATATTGTAAAACCCTTTAGTCCAAGAGAAGTCATACTACGGGTGAAGGCTCTTCTTAGACGCTCTTCATCTACAAAGTTTCTTCAAACAGAAACACAGGCAAAGGATGTCCTGGTATTTCCTCATTTAACAATAGATAACGATGCTCATAGAGTAACAGCTAACAATGAAATCATTAGTTTGACACCAAAAGAATATGAATTACTGTTATATCTTGCCCAAGCTCCTGATAAAGTATTTTCGAGAGAGCAGCTGCTAAAAGATGTCTGGAACTATGATTTCTTTGGAGATTTGAGAACCGTAGATACTCATATCAAGCGATTGAGAGAAAAGTTAAGTAAAGTATCACAAGAAGCTGCTGATATGATTTCAACAGTATGGGGAGTTGGCTATAAATTTGAGGCAGTGAACGAGTAA